A genomic segment from Polyangium mundeleinium encodes:
- a CDS encoding kelch repeat-containing protein: protein MRRRPLLLAPFLLALGCADPASAPESSSTPASASAIRVSFPDHAPLVLDRGPGFVRAASGFLAASANRPAGIDLTLPDRGDAPLHFRAPSGVEIDVRELDTSGPAVVESHAVAYARAGGTAFWTAAPDGFEEWIHLEAGVARRNTPVLAWDVSGAPIAQDGPSIVVLDAKGIPALRVTAPFAFARDGREVPARMVARDQRIELFLETDGEEVLVDPGWVAGTALGTARRDHATTKLATGDIVVTGGTGSTPTASVEQWSVATATWTAKAAMSVARTGHTATLLQNGLVLVVGGTNAGNYPLITESLDAKSNVWTTSPSLATGRAYHTTTVLADGRILVVGGTNAAVLNSVELLDAAAAGPFTIKPPMSATRQRHAATLLQDGRVLVTGGRNTATLQTYEIYNPATDTWTTPKNMITAREQHTAVQLADGKVLVVGGRTNGALQATTEAYDPATDTWTALGNLATARYAHTATLMPNGSILAVAGFSSTFTATTEYTGAGSPFGTWAAGPALTIARNLHTTTLLDDGRLLVVGGFNAASLSSVEILSPGVNGVACAAGVECQSGFCVDGVCCNTACNAGVCDACSVASGSATDGVCSTFSNKPCDDGDACTLADTCQVGVCVGADPVPCQPLDSCHDAGACDPKTGLCSSPIKPDGTSCVDGNACTQTDVCQSGKCVGTNPVPCEPVDPCHDVGTCDVDTGLCSNPNKPDGAACSDGNLCTQIDACQSGVCIGESPIVCKALDQCHDPGTCDPTSGICSTPNKLDGSSCNDQNACTQTDVCMAGTCSGTNPVVCTAIDSCHEVGKCDPVSGLCSDPTKPDGAPCVDANLCVTGDACKAGVCAPGATPVVCPAPDACHGPGACEPATGSCEGPPLPAGTKCAAPVCEGSVAYPESQCDGAGTCAPPKGIDCAPYACLGGACINECAVDQECATGALCIEGLGQCSNDADGDGKPNVEDNCPKVPNLDQTNSDLDPLGDSCDPDDDDDGIPDFDPAGNPLDLCPTIPNGSQNGDGDGDGAGDGCDCKTNSTTLSDGVPCDDGNLCTVTGTCQNGACVDAQPKNCPALGPCQVGLCDPSTGNCLGAPVADNTPCKDGDSQGVCLAGSCFIESGSGAGGSSGNGSGGNGSGGGSGGSGSGAGGASGSGNGGGTGNGGGGAQNGSPGGDPHVRGDGFSCAASGDGASNPWLVALGLVWWVRRRRMSR, encoded by the coding sequence ATGCGCCGACGCCCCCTCCTCCTCGCCCCCTTCCTCCTCGCTCTCGGCTGCGCCGATCCCGCTTCCGCGCCCGAATCCTCTTCGACCCCCGCATCCGCTTCCGCAATCCGCGTCTCTTTCCCCGACCACGCCCCTCTCGTCCTCGACCGCGGCCCCGGCTTCGTCCGCGCTGCGTCCGGCTTCCTTGCTGCATCGGCAAACCGCCCCGCGGGCATCGACCTCACCCTCCCCGACCGCGGCGACGCCCCCCTCCACTTCCGCGCGCCTTCCGGCGTTGAAATTGACGTCCGCGAGCTCGACACCTCCGGCCCCGCCGTCGTCGAATCCCACGCCGTCGCCTACGCCCGCGCCGGCGGCACCGCCTTCTGGACGGCCGCGCCCGACGGCTTCGAGGAATGGATTCACCTGGAGGCAGGCGTCGCTCGAAGGAATACCCCTGTCCTCGCTTGGGACGTCTCCGGAGCCCCGATCGCGCAGGATGGTCCCTCCATCGTGGTCCTGGACGCCAAAGGGATTCCCGCCCTCCGCGTCACCGCGCCCTTTGCGTTCGCCAGAGATGGCCGCGAGGTCCCTGCGCGGATGGTCGCACGCGATCAGCGTATCGAACTCTTCCTCGAGACGGACGGCGAGGAGGTGCTCGTCGATCCGGGCTGGGTCGCCGGCACGGCCCTCGGCACGGCGCGCCGCGATCACGCAACGACGAAGCTCGCCACCGGTGATATCGTCGTCACCGGCGGCACGGGAAGCACACCCACCGCGTCGGTCGAGCAATGGAGTGTGGCCACAGCGACGTGGACGGCCAAGGCAGCCATGAGCGTCGCGCGTACTGGACACACGGCGACGCTCCTCCAGAATGGCCTGGTTCTCGTCGTCGGCGGCACGAATGCCGGCAACTACCCGCTCATCACCGAAAGCCTCGACGCCAAGAGCAACGTCTGGACCACCAGTCCCTCGCTTGCGACCGGACGCGCTTATCACACGACGACGGTCCTCGCAGACGGCAGGATCCTCGTCGTCGGCGGCACGAACGCCGCCGTCCTCAATTCGGTCGAGCTGCTCGATGCGGCAGCAGCGGGCCCCTTCACGATCAAGCCCCCCATGAGCGCGACCCGTCAGCGCCATGCCGCGACGCTGCTCCAGGACGGTCGCGTGCTCGTCACGGGCGGCAGGAACACGGCGACCCTGCAGACGTACGAGATTTACAACCCCGCCACGGACACCTGGACCACGCCGAAGAACATGATCACCGCGCGCGAGCAGCACACGGCGGTGCAGCTCGCGGATGGGAAGGTGCTCGTCGTCGGAGGCAGGACGAATGGCGCGTTGCAGGCGACGACGGAGGCCTACGACCCGGCCACGGATACCTGGACGGCGCTCGGCAACCTCGCGACCGCAAGATACGCCCATACCGCGACCCTGATGCCGAATGGCAGCATTCTCGCGGTGGCCGGCTTCTCGTCGACCTTCACGGCGACCACGGAGTACACGGGGGCTGGCAGCCCCTTCGGCACGTGGGCCGCCGGGCCCGCTCTGACGATCGCACGCAATCTGCATACGACCACGTTGCTCGACGACGGGCGGCTGCTCGTGGTGGGCGGCTTCAATGCGGCGAGCCTCTCCAGCGTGGAGATCCTCTCCCCGGGCGTGAACGGCGTCGCGTGCGCCGCCGGGGTGGAATGCCAGAGCGGCTTTTGCGTGGACGGGGTCTGTTGCAACACGGCCTGCAATGCGGGCGTGTGTGACGCCTGCTCCGTGGCCTCGGGCAGCGCGACGGATGGCGTCTGCTCCACGTTCAGCAACAAGCCTTGCGACGACGGCGACGCCTGCACGCTGGCCGATACGTGCCAGGTCGGCGTGTGCGTCGGCGCGGATCCGGTCCCGTGCCAGCCGCTCGATTCATGCCACGACGCAGGGGCGTGTGATCCCAAGACGGGCCTCTGCTCGAGCCCGATCAAGCCCGACGGCACGAGTTGCGTCGATGGCAATGCCTGCACGCAGACGGACGTCTGCCAGTCCGGCAAGTGCGTCGGGACGAACCCGGTCCCGTGCGAGCCGGTCGACCCATGCCACGACGTGGGAACGTGCGACGTCGACACGGGCCTCTGCTCCAACCCGAACAAGCCCGATGGCGCGGCTTGTTCCGATGGCAATCTCTGCACGCAGATCGACGCGTGCCAATCGGGGGTGTGCATCGGGGAAAGCCCCATCGTGTGCAAGGCGCTCGATCAGTGCCATGATCCGGGGACCTGCGATCCCACGAGCGGCATCTGCTCCACCCCGAACAAGCTGGATGGTTCCAGCTGCAATGATCAGAACGCGTGCACGCAGACGGATGTCTGCATGGCGGGCACGTGCAGCGGGACCAATCCGGTCGTCTGCACGGCGATCGATTCATGCCACGAGGTCGGAAAGTGTGATCCCGTGAGCGGCCTGTGCTCGGACCCCACCAAACCCGACGGCGCGCCCTGTGTCGACGCGAATCTCTGCGTGACGGGCGACGCGTGCAAGGCAGGTGTCTGCGCGCCCGGCGCGACGCCCGTGGTTTGCCCTGCGCCCGATGCGTGCCATGGTCCCGGGGCGTGCGAGCCTGCCACCGGGTCCTGCGAGGGCCCCCCGCTGCCCGCGGGGACCAAGTGCGCGGCGCCCGTCTGCGAGGGCTCGGTGGCCTACCCGGAATCGCAATGCGACGGAGCAGGCACGTGCGCTCCCCCGAAGGGGATTGATTGCGCGCCTTATGCTTGCCTTGGCGGCGCCTGTATCAACGAGTGCGCGGTCGATCAGGAGTGCGCCACGGGGGCGCTCTGCATCGAAGGCCTGGGCCAGTGCTCGAACGACGCCGATGGAGACGGCAAACCGAACGTCGAGGACAACTGCCCCAAGGTGCCAAACCTGGACCAGACGAACAGCGACCTCGATCCGCTCGGGGATTCTTGCGATCCGGACGACGACGACGACGGCATCCCTGATTTCGATCCCGCGGGCAACCCGCTGGATCTGTGCCCCACCATTCCGAACGGCAGCCAGAACGGCGACGGCGACGGCGATGGCGCGGGCGACGGGTGCGATTGCAAGACGAATTCGACGACGTTGAGCGACGGCGTTCCTTGCGACGACGGCAACCTGTGCACGGTGACCGGCACGTGCCAGAATGGCGCCTGCGTGGATGCACAGCCCAAGAACTGCCCCGCGCTGGGGCCCTGCCAGGTGGGGCTGTGTGACCCGAGCACCGGCAACTGCCTCGGCGCTCCCGTCGCAGACAACACGCCCTGCAAAGATGGAGACTCCCAAGGCGTTTGCCTGGCCGGGAGCTGCTTCATCGAAAGCGGCAGCGGCGCCGGCGGCAGCAGCGGCAATGGCAGCGGTGGCAATGGCAGCGGCGGCGGCTCCGGCGGCAGCGGGAGCGGCGCCGGCGGCGCGAGCGGCAGCGGGAATGGTGGCGGAACCGGCAACGGCGGAGGCGGCGCCCAAAACGGAAGCCCCGGCGGCGACCCGCACGTCCGCGGCGACGGCTTCTCCTGTGCGGCCAGCGGCGACGGCGCCTCGAACCCCTGGCTCGTGGCCCTCGGCCTTGTCTGGTGGGTCCGACGCCGTCGCATGAGCCGCTAG